Within Proteiniborus ethanoligenes, the genomic segment TTGATAGCTCTGCATCCTTTACTCTGCCATTTTCATTTGATACTAATAATAAATCTATGCTGTTTACATGCTCTAATATATGCTGGTTATCCTTTTCAATCATATTTAACTGATTGATAATCTCCTGTATGGTTCTAGTGTCTTCCATTGTATCACCCTTTCATATGATTTTTGATTAGTATTTGCTTTTTTAGATTCTAATATTCTAAAAACCATAGTTAGGTTAGGAATTTAGCTTTACCCATTCTACTAGTAAAACATCATATTTTTTAGTTAAAGCTTCTTTTTCAATAAATAATTCACTTAGCTTCTCATAATCGTGATATAACTTCTCCATTTGATTATCTATTTGTAGAATATCATTTCCAATACATTCTATTTCTTCTTCAAGTAAGGATATATTCTTTTTTCTTTTAGCTTCTTCTTTTTTATCATGATTTTTAGTTTTATTAATGTTCTTTCTTGCCGCATTTTCTGTAGATGTAGATTTGCTTTCCCTTTTATTAGATTCTCTCGCTAAACTTTCAGTTTTTAAAAGGTTCTTGCTTTCCGACTTTTTCTCTCTATAGTAATTATAATCTCCTAGATATTCTATTAATCTTTTATTGTCTATTTCTATTATTCTTTCTGCTAGTTTATTTATGAAATATCTATCATGAGAAATAAATAATATAGTTCCTTTAAAAATTTCAAGTGCTTTTTCAAGCATTTCTCTTGAATTAATATCTAAATGATTTGTAGGTTCATCTAAAATTAAAAGATTATTTTGCTGCTCCATCATAATACATAATCTTAGTCTGCTTTTTTCACCACCAGAAAGATTCTTTACTTTTTTGTACACATCTTCTCCAAAAAATAAGAATCCTGATAATATCCTTCTCCCTTCACTTTCTGGCACCATTAAGCACTGATTAATAGTCTCTAAAACAGTTTTCTCTTCATTTTCAAAGGATATCTCCTGTTCTAAATACCCAATTTTCACTCTTGAGCCTATGGTTATTTCTCCTGCATCTTGTGTCTGTTTATTTAATAAAAGTTTAATCAATGTAGACTTTCCGCTACCATTTTTACCTAGCAAGCAAAGTCTCTCTTTATATCTAACACTTAGATCTAGATTGTCAATTATCAATTTGTCTCCAAATGACTTTCTAAGTCCTTTAATGTTTATTACTTCATTTGCTGACCTTTCTCCTTGAGAAAAACTAACTTTTATCTTTCGTTGATTTAGTTCTGGCTTATGGATTTTCTCCATTTTTTCTATCCGTTTTTCCATATTTGCTGCCTTTTTAAACATAGATTCATTATCCGCTCTAGTTCCCCAATCCCTAAATCTTTTTATTGCATCCTCCATTTCTTTAATCTTTTTCTGCTGGGTTTTATATGCTTCAAGCTGATTATTAAGCATTTCCTCTTTGTATTGTACATAAAAGCTATAATTCCCAACATAAGACCTAGATTTTTTTGATTCTATTTCAATTATTCTTCTAGCCACATTGTCTAAAAAGTACCTGTCATGTGATATTGCTATTACTGAGCCTTTGTATTCTTGAATAAACTCTTCAAGCCATTCAATAGATTCTAAATCAAGATGATTGGAAGGCTCATCGAGCAATAAAATATCCGGACTCTGTAATAGCATTTTCCCTAGCATCACAGTAGTCTTTTCTCCTCCACTCAAATCCATAAAGCTTCTCTCTAGCATACTTTCTGTTAACTTTAGACCTTTACATACTCTACTAAGCTTTTCCTCCATTTCATATCCACCCATATGCTCATATGTATGTTGTAACTCACCATATATTTTCATTATTTTATCAATATCACACTCGTTTATGTTTTCCATCTTTTTTTCTAACTCATACATTTGAGTTTTTATGGCTTTTTGGCTTTCAAAAGCAGTATTAAGGACATCTATTACTTTATATTCTTGTGGATAGTCAGGAAGCTGTGCAAGATATCCTATGGTTGCATTTTTTCTAATAGATAATATTCCTCCATCGCTATTTTCTATGCCTGCAATAATCTTAAATACGGTAGTTTTCCCGCTACCATTTTTGCCTATTAATCCAACCTTATCTCCACTATGAATTTCGAATGTAATATTCTCAAGTATCTTATTACCACCATAGTATTTGCTTATTCCGTTTAAACTAATATCTATCATTTTAATTCCTCCCTATTCAAAAAATAAAAGCCTAGACAAGTAAATCTCTGCCTAAGCTTTATATATACAAAAATACAAAAAGCCTAGGCAAGTAAATTCTTACCTAGGCATATGATTCTAAACAATATGTTTAAGGTTTCAGAAGACGATTCACTTACATTTTAGTTGACATAATATTTGATTTTAGACACACTACCCCCTTGAAAAATAAAATTTGCTGTTAATATCAATGGTAACCTGTCTAAAGCAACACCAACTAAAGCTAAGTTTCTCATCTTTACACCTCCGTACATATATTTGTTATATTTTATCATATAATTATTATTATGGCAATAAAAAAGACGTACTTTTTGAGTACGCCTTATGAGTTTTTTATTCAAATACTGTAAATTTATCCTTTGTAACACCACAAATTGGGCAATTATCAACCATTTCTCCTTCTGCTGCATATCCACATATTTCACATACATGAATATTTGTAAAATCAGCATCTTTACCTGCATCTGTGTATTCTTTTGCTCTTAAATAAAGGTCAGCATGAGTTTTTTCTGCTTCTATAATGTTCTTCATTAGTACTACTGCTGCTTTTTCCCCTTGAGCTTCTGCAACAGCTATGTACGCTGGGTACATTTGATCCACTTCGAATAGTTCTCCATTAGCTGCTCCCTGAAGATTTTCTGATGTAGTTCCTATTCCAAAGCCTGCTCCTGATGCTACCAAGAAGTCGCCCTTTACATTTTTTAATAATCTAAAATGTCCCTTTGCATGAATTTCTTCAGCATATGAGATTGCTCTAAAAAGTGTAGCTACTGTAGGAAATCCATCTTTTAATGCTACTTCTCCCCAAGCTTTATATCTCATGTGCGCTTGGCTTTCGCCACCATAAGCTGATCTTAAGTTTTGAGCTGTCATATCATTCATTACAATTCCTCCCTTTCAAAGTTTAATCATAAAGTACAATCATTAAGATTTATACCCCGTTTATTAATTAATAAACAAGGGAATTATTAGATTGTACATACAAAAGGAGCAGATAAAACTGCTCCTTTTGATATTATATAAAATTAT encodes:
- the abc-f gene encoding ribosomal protection-like ABC-F family protein, whose amino-acid sequence is MIDISLNGISKYYGGNKILENITFEIHSGDKVGLIGKNGSGKTTVFKIIAGIENSDGGILSIRKNATIGYLAQLPDYPQEYKVIDVLNTAFESQKAIKTQMYELEKKMENINECDIDKIMKIYGELQHTYEHMGGYEMEEKLSRVCKGLKLTESMLERSFMDLSGGEKTTVMLGKMLLQSPDILLLDEPSNHLDLESIEWLEEFIQEYKGSVIAISHDRYFLDNVARRIIEIESKKSRSYVGNYSFYVQYKEEMLNNQLEAYKTQQKKIKEMEDAIKRFRDWGTRADNESMFKKAANMEKRIEKMEKIHKPELNQRKIKVSFSQGERSANEVINIKGLRKSFGDKLIIDNLDLSVRYKERLCLLGKNGSGKSTLIKLLLNKQTQDAGEITIGSRVKIGYLEQEISFENEEKTVLETINQCLMVPESEGRRILSGFLFFGEDVYKKVKNLSGGEKSRLRLCIMMEQQNNLLILDEPTNHLDINSREMLEKALEIFKGTILFISHDRYFINKLAERIIEIDNKRLIEYLGDYNYYREKKSESKNLLKTESLARESNKRESKSTSTENAARKNINKTKNHDKKEEAKRKKNISLLEEEIECIGNDILQIDNQMEKLYHDYEKLSELFIEKEALTKKYDVLLVEWVKLNS
- a CDS encoding rubrerythrin family protein, with protein sequence MNDMTAQNLRSAYGGESQAHMRYKAWGEVALKDGFPTVATLFRAISYAEEIHAKGHFRLLKNVKGDFLVASGAGFGIGTTSENLQGAANGELFEVDQMYPAYIAVAEAQGEKAAVVLMKNIIEAEKTHADLYLRAKEYTDAGKDADFTNIHVCEICGYAAEGEMVDNCPICGVTKDKFTVFE